The Chloroflexaceae bacterium genome has a segment encoding these proteins:
- a CDS encoding Hpt domain-containing protein has product MLMVRELIEPPTDVMDTHVLREFLDMVGPDGPALLRSIVETYAIETPPLLAALGLALERGDPRAVSRLAHRLQGSCLSIGASALAARCAAIEAACNQGQPLSPDLHLALEEQFAATTAALRAFVADLP; this is encoded by the coding sequence ATGCTTATGGTGCGTGAACTGATTGAGCCGCCTACGGACGTAATGGATACGCATGTACTGCGCGAGTTCCTGGACATGGTAGGTCCAGATGGCCCGGCCCTGTTGCGCAGTATTGTCGAAACCTATGCCATAGAGACGCCGCCGCTGCTCGCGGCGCTGGGTCTGGCGCTCGAACGCGGCGATCCGCGGGCCGTTTCCCGGCTGGCCCACCGGCTGCAGGGGAGTTGCCTGAGCATTGGCGCCAGCGCCCTGGCAGCGCGTTGCGCCGCGATCGAAGCGGCCTGTAACCAGGGGCAGCCTCTCTCGCCCGACCTCCACCTCGCGCTCGAAGAGCAATTTGCCGCTACAACAGCGGCTCTCCGCGCCTTTGTCGCCGATCTCCCATAA
- a CDS encoding uracil-DNA glycosylase, which produces MSAAETLQLIAREIQTCTRCPLHIGRTHAVPGEGPPDARIMFIGEGPGYHEDRRGRPFVGPAGQFLDELLAMAGLRRTEVFIGNVVKCRPPQNRDPQPEEISVCTQAFLFRQIEALQPRVIVTLGRFSMNLFLPGEKISRIHGQPRKVDGRLIVPMIHPAAALHQPQNRPLIEADFRRLPEILAEAEREAAAEESAASVSDDEPPLEQLSLF; this is translated from the coding sequence TTGAGCGCTGCTGAAACCCTGCAACTGATCGCCCGGGAAATCCAGACCTGCACGCGCTGCCCCCTGCACATCGGGCGCACGCACGCGGTTCCCGGTGAAGGACCGCCGGACGCCAGGATCATGTTCATCGGCGAAGGCCCTGGCTATCACGAGGACCGGCGCGGCCGTCCCTTCGTGGGTCCGGCGGGCCAGTTTCTCGATGAATTGCTCGCCATGGCCGGGTTGCGGCGCACTGAGGTGTTCATCGGCAACGTGGTGAAATGCCGCCCGCCGCAGAACCGCGATCCTCAACCCGAGGAGATCAGCGTCTGCACCCAGGCGTTTCTGTTCCGCCAGATCGAGGCCCTCCAGCCGCGCGTGATCGTCACGCTTGGCCGTTTTTCGATGAACCTGTTTCTGCCGGGCGAGAAGATCTCGCGCATCCACGGCCAGCCGCGCAAGGTAGACGGGCGGCTGATTGTGCCGATGATCCACCCGGCAGCGGCGCTGCATCAACCGCAGAATCGCCCGTTAATTGAGGCTGACTTCCGGCGGCTGCCCGAGATACTGGCCGAGGCTGAACGTGAAGCTGCGGCGGAAGAATCCGCGGCTTCGGTCTCCGACGATGAGCCGCCGCTGGAACAACTGAGTCTCTTTTGA
- a CDS encoding ribonuclease J, giving the protein MAKQRVRMIPLGGAGEVGRNMWVVEYGDEILILDCGVMFPEAEMLGVDLVLPDITYLREKTDKIKGILLTHGHEDHIGAVPHLIGDLGYPPIFATRLTHGLLGNKLKEHRLLDKVTQVVINDTDPFQVGSFTIEPFHIAHSIPDAVGFAINLPPGLVVYLTDWKLDHTPVDGKPTDIQKIAELGQRKPLVLITDCVRVETKGYTPSEQTVGEAFDNIFAIAPGRIIVATFASNISRVQQVIDSAEAYGRKVLIAGRSMENNSRIAFEMGFLRAEPGTLIRPNELSAYPDDQIAVICTGSQGEPMAALNRMANRDYPHVKIKPGDTVVVSATPIPGNEVSVGRVINNLFKLGAEVIYGGQANVHVSGHAAQEELKLVLSLLRPEFVVPFHGDYRHMVLYRKMAVGMGAGYTNDNVLIPEGGTIMEFSRGFGKITGKAPVGYIYVDGTTVGDVGNVVVRDRQMLAKDGMLIVVVGIDSATGELVSGPDVVSRGFVYMRQSQDLVEATKEAVRAALTTRNGVVSGAGVDASFINRKIKDVVSEFLYRETKRRPMVLPMVMEV; this is encoded by the coding sequence ATGGCAAAACAGAGAGTGCGCATGATCCCCCTCGGCGGCGCCGGTGAAGTCGGGCGAAACATGTGGGTCGTGGAGTACGGCGATGAGATTCTCATCCTCGATTGCGGCGTCATGTTCCCTGAAGCCGAGATGCTCGGCGTTGACCTGGTGCTGCCCGATATCACCTACCTGCGTGAAAAGACCGATAAAATCAAAGGCATCCTGTTAACCCACGGCCACGAGGATCATATCGGCGCCGTTCCGCACCTCATCGGCGACCTGGGGTATCCGCCGATCTTCGCCACCCGCCTGACCCATGGCCTGCTCGGGAATAAGCTCAAGGAACATCGCCTCCTTGACAAGGTCACCCAGGTGGTGATCAACGATACTGATCCGTTTCAGGTCGGGTCATTCACCATTGAACCGTTCCATATCGCTCACTCGATCCCCGATGCGGTCGGCTTCGCGATAAATCTGCCTCCCGGCCTGGTGGTGTACCTGACCGACTGGAAGCTCGACCATACCCCGGTTGATGGCAAACCCACCGATATTCAGAAGATCGCCGAACTGGGTCAGCGTAAGCCGCTGGTGCTGATTACGGACTGTGTGCGGGTGGAGACGAAAGGCTACACCCCCTCCGAGCAGACCGTCGGCGAAGCCTTCGACAATATCTTCGCCATCGCCCCCGGACGCATCATTGTGGCGACCTTCGCCTCGAATATCAGCCGGGTCCAGCAGGTCATCGACTCAGCCGAAGCCTACGGGCGCAAGGTGCTGATCGCCGGTCGCAGCATGGAGAACAACTCGCGCATTGCCTTCGAGATGGGCTTCCTGCGCGCCGAGCCGGGCACCCTGATTCGGCCTAATGAACTGTCGGCCTACCCCGATGATCAGATCGCCGTCATCTGCACCGGTTCCCAGGGTGAGCCGATGGCCGCCCTCAACCGCATGGCCAACCGCGACTATCCCCACGTGAAGATCAAACCAGGCGATACGGTGGTGGTCTCGGCCACCCCCATCCCCGGCAACGAGGTCAGCGTGGGGCGCGTTATCAATAACCTGTTCAAGCTCGGCGCCGAGGTGATCTACGGCGGCCAGGCCAATGTGCACGTCTCCGGCCACGCCGCCCAGGAGGAACTGAAACTGGTGCTCTCCCTGCTGCGACCGGAGTTCGTGGTGCCCTTCCACGGCGACTATCGCCATATGGTGCTCTACCGCAAGATGGCCGTGGGCATGGGCGCCGGCTATACCAACGACAACGTGCTCATCCCCGAGGGTGGCACGATTATGGAGTTCTCCCGCGGCTTCGGCAAGATCACCGGCAAGGCGCCCGTCGGATACATCTACGTGGACGGGACGACAGTCGGCGATGTGGGCAACGTGGTCGTGCGTGACCGGCAGATGCTCGCCAAAGACGGCATGCTTATCGTCGTCGTGGGCATTGACAGCGCCACCGGCGAACTGGTCTCCGGTCCCGATGTGGTCTCGCGCGGCTTTGTGTACATGCGCCAGAGCCAGGATCTCGTTGAGGCGACGAAGGAGGCCGTGCGCGCTGCGCTCACGACGCGCAACGGGGTGGTCAGCGGCGCGGGCGTAGACGCGAGCTTCATTAACCGGAAGATCAAGGACGTGGTGAGCGAGTTCCTGTACCGCGAGACAAAGCGGCGCCCGATGGTGCTGCCAATGGTGATGGAAGTGTGA
- a CDS encoding PPOX class F420-dependent oxidoreductase has translation MTQTEQKTAFSVLHRHQYANLFTFRKSGEAVKTPVWFALRDGKAYVMTTMDSGKVKRIRNNSRVLIGPSDRVGRPLGPTVEARARLLAPEEIAVAKDALDEKYGLLKAVFDFFATVADVKRAWIEIEPA, from the coding sequence ATGACACAGACCGAACAGAAGACGGCTTTCTCCGTACTGCATCGGCACCAGTACGCCAATCTGTTTACCTTTCGCAAGAGCGGCGAGGCCGTCAAGACGCCTGTCTGGTTCGCCCTGCGCGATGGCAAGGCCTATGTGATGACGACGATGGACTCGGGCAAGGTCAAGCGCATCCGCAACAACAGTCGGGTGTTGATCGGCCCGTCGGATCGGGTAGGGCGGCCCCTCGGCCCGACGGTGGAGGCCCGCGCCCGCCTGCTCGCGCCCGAAGAGATCGCCGTGGCCAAAGACGCCCTCGACGAGAAGTACGGGCTGCTGAAGGCGGTCTTCGACTTCTTCGCGACCGTGGCCGACGTCAAGCGCGCCTGGATCGAGATCGAACCGGCCTGA
- a CDS encoding SH3 domain-containing protein, giving the protein MLFGGGKKKEEEEKAKAQQEQAAQAMRQMSDQLAQKGKEIAELQKQLEEAKKEASAGDAAEKALAEAQAQMQKMQAEMARLQAEAAKAQQEAAAAAASVAGKVGSAPAAAAPGQLAVGVTAYVRKTGGQNLRFRNGPGLDTNAFASLPPGTSMTLLEGPVQKDNYPWWRVRTSDGREGWVAGTELVTQPD; this is encoded by the coding sequence ATGTTGTTTGGCGGCGGCAAGAAGAAGGAAGAAGAGGAGAAGGCAAAGGCTCAGCAGGAGCAGGCCGCCCAGGCCATGCGCCAGATGAGCGATCAGCTCGCGCAGAAAGGCAAGGAGATCGCCGAGTTGCAGAAGCAACTCGAGGAGGCGAAGAAGGAAGCGAGCGCCGGTGACGCTGCCGAGAAGGCCCTCGCCGAGGCCCAGGCGCAGATGCAGAAGATGCAGGCGGAAATGGCCCGCCTCCAGGCGGAGGCGGCAAAGGCTCAGCAGGAGGCCGCCGCCGCTGCCGCCAGCGTGGCGGGCAAGGTCGGCAGCGCGCCCGCCGCAGCCGCGCCCGGCCAACTGGCTGTAGGGGTCACTGCCTATGTGCGCAAGACCGGCGGCCAGAACCTGCGCTTCCGCAACGGCCCGGGTCTCGACACCAACGCGTTTGCCAGCCTGCCTCCCGGCACCTCGATGACGCTGCTGGAAGGCCCCGTGCAGAAAGATAACTACCCCTGGTGGCGCGTCCGCACCAGCGATGGTCGCGAGGGCTGGGTTGCGGGCACCGAACTGGTCACGCAGCCGGATTAG
- a CDS encoding cystathionine beta-synthase, whose product MTATAASDATAATLSIHATILDTIGNTPLVRLNKLARGIKPTVAVKVEFLNPGGSVKDRIGIAMIEDAERRGLLKPGGTIVEPTSGNTGMGLAIAAAIKGYKCIFVMPDKMSEEKIRALRAFGARVVITPTAVEPDDPRSYYSVSRRLAEETPNAILAGQYWNPANPEAHYRSTGPEIWRQTAGRVSVFVAGMGTGGTISGTGRYLKERNPAVKVIGVDPLGSLYTEYFRTGQPGPVHGYKVEGVGEDFLPATMDFSVVDDVVQVSDRESFLMTRRLVREEGIFCGGSCGLAVAGALRWLRSPAAEHLTEEDVVVVLLPDSGSRYLSKIFDDNWMRENGFLDDATVGDLLASRTGTLIAADETTTVAAAIRQMKTHGISQLPVLDRQGGLHGIISESDLLDYLVNGGSMEHTIESVHTHEVATVTFDTPLEELTSLFGRSNAAVVVDEGRVAGIVTKIDVIDFLASRSR is encoded by the coding sequence GTGACCGCAACTGCCGCCTCTGACGCGACCGCTGCCACACTCAGCATTCACGCTACTATCCTTGATACGATCGGCAATACGCCCCTGGTGCGCTTGAATAAGCTGGCCCGCGGCATCAAACCCACCGTCGCGGTGAAGGTGGAGTTCCTCAATCCCGGTGGCAGTGTTAAAGATCGTATCGGCATCGCCATGATCGAAGACGCGGAGCGGCGCGGCTTGTTAAAGCCGGGAGGCACAATCGTGGAGCCGACCAGCGGCAATACCGGCATGGGGCTGGCGATTGCCGCCGCGATCAAGGGCTACAAATGCATCTTCGTGATGCCGGATAAGATGAGCGAGGAGAAGATCCGCGCCCTGCGCGCCTTTGGCGCCCGCGTGGTGATTACGCCCACCGCCGTTGAACCCGACGATCCGCGCTCCTACTACTCGGTCTCGCGGCGTCTGGCCGAGGAGACGCCCAATGCTATCCTCGCCGGCCAGTACTGGAACCCGGCCAACCCCGAGGCCCATTACCGCTCCACCGGTCCTGAAATCTGGCGGCAGACCGCCGGGCGGGTCAGCGTATTCGTCGCCGGAATGGGCACCGGCGGGACGATCAGCGGCACGGGCAGGTACCTCAAGGAACGCAACCCCGCCGTCAAGGTGATCGGCGTTGATCCTCTGGGTTCGCTCTACACCGAGTACTTCCGCACCGGCCAGCCGGGCCCGGTGCACGGCTACAAGGTCGAGGGCGTGGGCGAAGATTTTCTCCCTGCCACCATGGATTTCAGCGTGGTGGACGATGTGGTGCAGGTCAGCGATCGCGAGAGCTTCTTGATGACCCGGCGCCTGGTGCGCGAGGAGGGCATCTTCTGCGGCGGTTCGTGCGGCCTGGCGGTCGCCGGCGCCCTGCGCTGGCTCCGCTCGCCCGCAGCCGAGCATCTCACCGAGGAAGATGTGGTGGTGGTGCTGCTCCCCGACAGCGGCAGCCGCTACCTGAGCAAGATCTTCGACGATAACTGGATGCGCGAGAATGGCTTTCTGGACGACGCCACCGTCGGCGACCTGCTGGCTTCCCGCACCGGAACGTTGATCGCTGCCGATGAAACCACCACCGTTGCCGCCGCCATCCGGCAGATGAAGACCCATGGAATCTCGCAGTTGCCGGTGCTTGACCGGCAGGGTGGCCTGCACGGGATCATCAGCGAGAGCGATCTGCTCGATTACCTGGTGAACGGCGGTTCGATGGAGCACACCATTGAAAGCGTCCACACCCACGAGGTTGCGACCGTGACCTTCGATACGCCGCTGGAAGAGTTGACCTCGCTGTTCGGGCGCAGCAATGCCGCCGTCGTGGTGGACGAGGGGCGCGTCGCGGGGATCGTGACAAAGATTGATGTGATTGATTTCCTGGCCTCGCGGAGCCGCTAG